The Oncorhynchus gorbuscha isolate QuinsamMale2020 ecotype Even-year unplaced genomic scaffold, OgorEven_v1.0 Un_scaffold_42:::fragment_2:::debris, whole genome shotgun sequence genome contains a region encoding:
- the LOC124018176 gene encoding neuronal acetylcholine receptor subunit alpha-7-like isoform X1: MQIRDIPASESNPPVRASSPLIPVSAALFSDSYPLEMWCSVVLVVCGFSALVQVSVQGPHQRTLLKNLLKDYNRMERPVGNDSHSLTVFFSISLMQIMDVDEKNQVVTTNIWLRMVSTAQLQSWFDHYLQWNQSEYPGVKNLRFTTDQVWTPDILLYNSADDDFDSTFKTNVLVNSSGFAEYLPPGIFMSTCNVDVRWFPFDIQKCEMKFGSWTYDGWLMDLQMNEADISGYMSNGEWDLVGVPGTRSEVFYDCCKEPYPDVTFVVTIRRRTLYYALNLLIPCVLLSSMTLLIFLLPADSGEKISLGITVLLSLTVFMLLVAEIMPATSDSIPLIGQYFASTMIIVGMSVIATTVVLQYHHHDPNGGQMPKWVNVVLLQWVAWFLRMKRPGESDDPERPPCAPHLRRCSSSSQSGSILNPPDPTLHQLHPQNLVPLQAGPQHLGHSHLHAQSSANNNGNLLYIGFQNLDDPPLLPDHITPRVAGSPPPHLPPPFCSPPPPPSPNADTVGCPSTISSGGVFGMGGGGQYSAGRIGDPQLQAILEEVRYMADRFREQDETESVADQWKFAAAVIDRLCLVAFSVFNIICTIAILMSAPNFVEAASKDFF; encoded by the exons ATGCAAATCAGGGATATTCCAGCCTCTGAATCCAACCCTCCTGTCCGTGCCTCTTCTCCTCTTATCCCTGTCTCAGCTGCACTCTTCTCCGATTCCTATCCATTAGAAATGTGGTGCTCTGTGGTTCTGGTTGTCTGTGGATTCTCTGCTTTGGTCCAGG TGTCGGTGCAGGGCCCTCACCAGAGGACCCTGTTGAAGAACCTACTGAAGGACTACAATCGTATGGAGAGGCCGGTGGGCAACGATTCCCACTCCCTCACCGTCTTCTTCTCTATCAGTCTGATGCAGATCATGGATGTG GATGAGAAGAATCAGGTCGTCACCACTAACATCTGGCTTCGGATGGTAAGCACGGCGCAGCTTCAA AGCTGGTTTGATCATTATCTTCAGTGGAACCAATCTGAATACCCTGGAGTGAAAAACCTTCGGTTCACAACTGACCAGGTGTGGACGCCAGACATCCTCCTCTATAACAG TGCAGACGATGACTTTGACTCTACCTTTAAGACCAATGTGCTGGTTAACTCCAGTGGCTTCGCAGAGTATCTCCCTCCAG GGATTTTCATGAGCACATGTAACGTGGACGTACGTTGGTTCCCCTTCGACATCCAAAAGTGTGAGATGAAGTTTGGCTCGTGGACATACGATGGCTGGCTGATGGACCTACAAATGAATGAGGCCGACATCTCCGGGTACATGTCCAACGGGGAGTGGGACCTAGTGG GAGTGCCAGGTACTCGTAGCGAGGTGTTCTATGACTGTTGTAAGGAGCCCTACCCTGACGTGACGTTCGTTGTGACCATCCGCCGGCGCACTCTCTACTACGCTCTAAACTTGCTCATCCCCTGTGTGCTGCTATCCTCCATGACCCTGCTCATCTTCCTACTGCCTGCCGACTCTGGAGAGAAGATCTCTCTGG gTATCactgtgctgctctctctcactgtcttcaTGTTGCTGGTGGCAGAGATCATGCCAGCCACTTCAGATTCCATCCCTCtcatag GACAGTACTTTGCCAGTACTATGATCATTGTTGGGATGTCAGTCATAGCTACAACGGTGGTGCTGCAGTATCATCACCACGACCCAAACGGAGGACAGATGCCCAAATGG GTTAATGTGGTCCTACTGCAGTGGGTAGCATGGTTCCTACGTATGAAGCGCCCAGGGGAGAGTGATGACCCAGAGCGACCACCCTGCGCCCCCCACCTACGGCGCTGCTCCTCAAGCTCCCAGAGCGGTAGCATCCTTAACCCTCCAGACCCCACACTCCACCAACTCCACCCCCAGAACCTGGTCCCTCTCCAGGCTGGCCCCCAGCACTTAGGTCATTCCCATCTTCACGCCCAGTCCAGCGCCAACAACAATGGAAACCTGCTCTACATTGGCTTCCAGAATCTGGACGACCCCCCACTGCTCCCAGATCACATCACTCCTCGAGTAGCAGGCAGTCCCCCTCCCCATCTGCCCCCTCCATTCTGCAGCCCTCCGCCACCCCCCAGCCCCAACGCGGACACTGTGGGCTGCCCTAGCACCATTTCCAGTGGCGGAGTCTTCGGAATGGGGGGTGGAGGACAGTACTCAGCAGGGCGTATAGGCGACCCCCAGCTCCAGGCTATTCTGGAGGAAGTGCGTTACATGGCGGACCGCTTCCGTGAGCAGGATGAGACAGAGAGCGTGGCCGACCAGTGGAAGTTTGCGGCAGCAGTCATCGACCGGCTCTGCCTGGTGGCCTTCAGTGTGTTCAACATCATCTGCACCATCGCCATCCTCATGTCCGCTCCCAACTTTGTGGAGGCCGCCTCCAAGGACTTCTtctga
- the LOC124018176 gene encoding neuronal acetylcholine receptor subunit alpha-7-like isoform X2, translating to MQIRDIPASESNPPVRASSPLIPVSAALFSDSYPLEMWCSVVLVVCGFSALVQVSVQGPHQRTLLKNLLKDYNRMERPVGNDSHSLTVFFSISLMQIMDVDEKNQVVTTNIWLRMSWFDHYLQWNQSEYPGVKNLRFTTDQVWTPDILLYNSADDDFDSTFKTNVLVNSSGFAEYLPPGIFMSTCNVDVRWFPFDIQKCEMKFGSWTYDGWLMDLQMNEADISGYMSNGEWDLVGVPGTRSEVFYDCCKEPYPDVTFVVTIRRRTLYYALNLLIPCVLLSSMTLLIFLLPADSGEKISLGITVLLSLTVFMLLVAEIMPATSDSIPLIGQYFASTMIIVGMSVIATTVVLQYHHHDPNGGQMPKWVNVVLLQWVAWFLRMKRPGESDDPERPPCAPHLRRCSSSSQSGSILNPPDPTLHQLHPQNLVPLQAGPQHLGHSHLHAQSSANNNGNLLYIGFQNLDDPPLLPDHITPRVAGSPPPHLPPPFCSPPPPPSPNADTVGCPSTISSGGVFGMGGGGQYSAGRIGDPQLQAILEEVRYMADRFREQDETESVADQWKFAAAVIDRLCLVAFSVFNIICTIAILMSAPNFVEAASKDFF from the exons ATGCAAATCAGGGATATTCCAGCCTCTGAATCCAACCCTCCTGTCCGTGCCTCTTCTCCTCTTATCCCTGTCTCAGCTGCACTCTTCTCCGATTCCTATCCATTAGAAATGTGGTGCTCTGTGGTTCTGGTTGTCTGTGGATTCTCTGCTTTGGTCCAGG TGTCGGTGCAGGGCCCTCACCAGAGGACCCTGTTGAAGAACCTACTGAAGGACTACAATCGTATGGAGAGGCCGGTGGGCAACGATTCCCACTCCCTCACCGTCTTCTTCTCTATCAGTCTGATGCAGATCATGGATGTG GATGAGAAGAATCAGGTCGTCACCACTAACATCTGGCTTCGGATG AGCTGGTTTGATCATTATCTTCAGTGGAACCAATCTGAATACCCTGGAGTGAAAAACCTTCGGTTCACAACTGACCAGGTGTGGACGCCAGACATCCTCCTCTATAACAG TGCAGACGATGACTTTGACTCTACCTTTAAGACCAATGTGCTGGTTAACTCCAGTGGCTTCGCAGAGTATCTCCCTCCAG GGATTTTCATGAGCACATGTAACGTGGACGTACGTTGGTTCCCCTTCGACATCCAAAAGTGTGAGATGAAGTTTGGCTCGTGGACATACGATGGCTGGCTGATGGACCTACAAATGAATGAGGCCGACATCTCCGGGTACATGTCCAACGGGGAGTGGGACCTAGTGG GAGTGCCAGGTACTCGTAGCGAGGTGTTCTATGACTGTTGTAAGGAGCCCTACCCTGACGTGACGTTCGTTGTGACCATCCGCCGGCGCACTCTCTACTACGCTCTAAACTTGCTCATCCCCTGTGTGCTGCTATCCTCCATGACCCTGCTCATCTTCCTACTGCCTGCCGACTCTGGAGAGAAGATCTCTCTGG gTATCactgtgctgctctctctcactgtcttcaTGTTGCTGGTGGCAGAGATCATGCCAGCCACTTCAGATTCCATCCCTCtcatag GACAGTACTTTGCCAGTACTATGATCATTGTTGGGATGTCAGTCATAGCTACAACGGTGGTGCTGCAGTATCATCACCACGACCCAAACGGAGGACAGATGCCCAAATGG GTTAATGTGGTCCTACTGCAGTGGGTAGCATGGTTCCTACGTATGAAGCGCCCAGGGGAGAGTGATGACCCAGAGCGACCACCCTGCGCCCCCCACCTACGGCGCTGCTCCTCAAGCTCCCAGAGCGGTAGCATCCTTAACCCTCCAGACCCCACACTCCACCAACTCCACCCCCAGAACCTGGTCCCTCTCCAGGCTGGCCCCCAGCACTTAGGTCATTCCCATCTTCACGCCCAGTCCAGCGCCAACAACAATGGAAACCTGCTCTACATTGGCTTCCAGAATCTGGACGACCCCCCACTGCTCCCAGATCACATCACTCCTCGAGTAGCAGGCAGTCCCCCTCCCCATCTGCCCCCTCCATTCTGCAGCCCTCCGCCACCCCCCAGCCCCAACGCGGACACTGTGGGCTGCCCTAGCACCATTTCCAGTGGCGGAGTCTTCGGAATGGGGGGTGGAGGACAGTACTCAGCAGGGCGTATAGGCGACCCCCAGCTCCAGGCTATTCTGGAGGAAGTGCGTTACATGGCGGACCGCTTCCGTGAGCAGGATGAGACAGAGAGCGTGGCCGACCAGTGGAAGTTTGCGGCAGCAGTCATCGACCGGCTCTGCCTGGTGGCCTTCAGTGTGTTCAACATCATCTGCACCATCGCCATCCTCATGTCCGCTCCCAACTTTGTGGAGGCCGCCTCCAAGGACTTCTtctga
- the LOC124018177 gene encoding small conductance calcium-activated potassium channel protein 3-like → MEPSPSMNLTIQDEEDQHPLLQSKVVPLPPVFGNQCRRNHSCQRGEDHSVWLDGTQSPPTLQYYNGCQYVSPSPHSSPRRGDDKEKVRGKEVRKEKRGEKPAGNEQNSGHKERIWCSKAKKASPQRCQQDMKSPQSPYNRVRMSCMDLRETESGPPSEGGQRLEPTSMEMQVRQSLPEIIITTKNDYQPKDSNQTSSSDKNHTKSEVKGTYRGGEESSGAEPKDGPHGCPHKKNQSIGHRLVRRRALFERRQRLNDCALAVGMFGVVVMVTETELSWSVYSKSSIYSVAMKSIISLSSLILLGLIIAYHICEVQLYIHDNGAEDWRIAMTMERVTLIALELFVAVVHPFPVGLPLSWQAMSPTLSETELEIVLALPMFLRLYLLGRALMLHSRLYTDTASRSIGALNKIHFNSRFVVKALMTIYPGTVLMIFSVSLWLIAAWGLHVCERHHNYKDLSSNYMEALWMVSVTFLSIGYGDVVPHTYCGRSICLLTGIM, encoded by the exons ATGGAGCCCTCTCCCTCTATGAACTTAACAATACAGGATGAGGAGGATCAACATCCCCTCCTTCAATCAAAAGtggtccctctccctcctgtttttGGCAACCAGTGCAGAAGGAACCACTCATGTCAAAGAGGGGAAGATCACTCAGTGTGGCTCGATGGAACCCAGTCACCACCCACCCTCCAATATTACAATGGCTGCCAATATGTCTCACCCTCACCCCACTCCTCACCCCGAAGGGGAGACGATAAGGAAAAGGTTAGGGGGAAGGAGGTGCGCAAGGAAAAGAGAGGCGAGAAGCCAGCGGGAAATGAACAGAATTCTGGGCACAAGGAACGGATTTGGTGTAGTAAAGCCAAAAAGGCAAGCCCACAGAGGTGCCAGCAGGACATGAAATCCCCTCAGTCACCCTACAACAGAGTCCGCATGTCTTGTATGGACTTAAGGGAGACAGAAAGTGGGCCACCCAGTGAAGGAGGTCAAAGGCTAGAGCCCACATCAATGGAGATGCAAGTCCGCCAGAGTCTACCCGAGATTATCATTACAACCAAAAACGACTACCAGCCAAAGGACTCCAATCAAACATCCAGCTCTGACAAGAATCACACCAAATCTGAGGTCAAGGGCACCTATCGTGGAGGTGAGGAGAGCAGTGGTGCAGAGCCCAAGGATGGTCCCCATGGCTGCCCTCACAAGAAGAACCAGAGCATCGGTCATAGGCTGGTCCGGCGAAGGGCACTGTTTGAGAGGAGGCAGAGGCTGAATGACTGTGCGCTCGCTGTGGGGATGTTTGGAGTGGTGGTCATGGTCACCGAGACAGAGCTCTCCTGGAGCGTCTACAGTAAG AGCTCCATATACTCTGTGGCTATGAAGTCTATTATCAGCCTGTCCTCTCTTATCCTGCTGGGCCTGATCATTGCCTACCACATCTGTGAGGTGCAG CTCTACATCCACGATAACGGAGCAGAGGACTGGCGAATCGCCATGACAATGGAACGAGTGACTCTGATCGCCCTGGAGCTGTTTGTAGCAGTGGTGCATCCGTTCCCGGTGGGTCTCCCATTGTCATGGCAAGCCATGTCCCCCACGCTGTCAGAGACGGAGCTCGAGATTGTGCTGGCTCTGCCCATGTTCCTGCGACTCTACCTCCTGGGTCGTGCCTTGATGCTGCACAGCCGACTTTACACAGACACGGCCTCGCGCAGCATTGGCGCCCTCAacaag ATCCACTTCAACAGCCGTTTTGTGGTCAAAGCGCTGATGACCATCTACCCTGGCACTGTGTTGATGATCTTCAGCGTCTCTCTGTGGCTCATCGCTGCATGGGGCCTTCATGTCTGTGAGAG